The region ACATTATTTCCCTTAATCTCAGGACAAGAATCTTCATAAGTGCGTATACCATGCAGATTAGATAATATAGAATTATTTTCGATGATACCCGCCCCGCCTGTTGCAACTTTTATCCCGCTGCTACTGTTATTTTCAATATTATTATCTTCAATAATAGGAGCGGAATTGCTATAATTTATACCATAATCTTTATTGTTTTTTATTAAGTTGTTATTTATATCTATAGAGGAATAACTATCAAAATAAATTCCGGTACTAGCGCTACTGGCACTTTCAATAGTAAAACCAGATATAGTAATATTGTCTGCCTGCAAACTAATTAAATTACCCGATAAGCCACCTCCTGAGATAAAGGTATTGTCCCGACTTGCTCCACGAAGAGTAATACTTTTATTTACTATCAGCTGTTCATTGTAGGTGCCTGCGGCAACTATCACGGATTTTCCTGGAGTAGCCGCCTCTATAGCCTCGCAGATGGAATTAAATGGATAAGTCTGGGTACCATCTTCTATTCCACTTATATTTTCTATATCTACATAGGTATTGGGGTCATATTCGATTAGTGTGAGATTAGCGGAGCTTTCATTGCCAGCGGCATCACTTGAAGTAATTGATAAATTGTTGGTTCCTTCTGATAGATGATAAGAATAAGACCAATCGGTAGATGGATTCAAAGAAATCACTACTATGCCATTAATTATAATTGAAGTATTACTTTCTTTGGTACCTGATAAAACTTGATAAGAAATATTTGTGGGCGAAGTGATGATATTTAAGGTAGGTTGGGTAGGCGGTGTTATATCATTTATGGTAATATTCCATTGATTATAATCATATAATTCTCCATCACTCACTAATACTTTTATCGTTTTCTGACTACAATCTCCGCTGCCAGCAGAATAGGTCCAGCTGCTTATTGAATCATTTCCTAAAACTGAATGGTTAGATA is a window of Candidatus Atribacteria bacterium DNA encoding:
- a CDS encoding DUF1565 domain-containing protein, whose protein sequence is MKKILMLLFGLVSVMLMAGCLSLEGIFPFLNSAPVIISEPITTATEDQLYSYQIQAVDSNDDELSYFLTIKPEGMSIDKESGLMSWVPTNNQVGAHPVNILVSDDMQSSATQNFDVEVSNVNNSPQIISYSPANSNIKINEGDSVKFEIQAHDIDLNPNLSYRWFLNGKEVSNHSVLGNDSISSWTYSAGSGDCSQKTIKVLVSDGELYDYNQWNITINDITPPTQPTLNIITSPTNISYQVLSGTKESNTSIIINGIVVISLNPSTDWSYSYHLSEGTNNLSITSSDAAGNESSANLTLIEYDPNTYVDIENISGIEDGTQTYPFNSICEAIEAATPGKSVIVAAGTYNEQLIVNKSITLRGASRDNTFISGGGLSGNLISLQADNITISGFTIESASSASTGIYFDSYSSIDINNNLIKNNKDYGINYSNSAPIIEDNNIENNSSSGIKVATGGAGIIENNSILSNLHGIRTYEDSCPEIKGNNVRNNNTGILCRGSATPIISYNNIHDNTAYGILIDDALGDAVNPDIGGGDKGSEGQNKITGNFIHGISNKTTHNIYAKDNWWGDTAGPKYPGNPNNAAISSDWAYWDVTKGKGPINFSPYLSVEP